The sequence AATCGTCATGGTGTTAAGATAGTCCCGGATCGCGGGGCCAACATTGCGGCGAAAGCGCGCACTAAGAGTCTAGCCATCTTTGTGTTCTCGTATCGTCACTCCGACTGAAATTGACGCGGAGGGGAGCCGCTACTCTCCAACTACGCGGCTCACATGGAAGAACAGGCTCGTCATGTCCGCCCGATTATCACAATTTACTGATGCCGATGTCGACGACGTCGATATTGGCATCGCGCGCTCGCCATCACGTCTCAGGCTGAGGTGCACGGTCTTGCCGATCCCGATCTGCTCAATCCGATCGGTGAGGTCAGAGAGGCGACACACCAGCTTGCCGTGAGCAGCGGTGACGGCCATAGCGAATTAGTTCGGGGGACAGCCCGGTTGACTATGTCGACCGGAACGGCAAAGCCGATGCCGGCCTTGGACCCCCCGATGGCGACAGATCGCGGTCGTTACCCCTATCAAGCGGCCGGCGGAATCGAGCAGTGGGCCGCGAATGCCGGGGTTGATGGCGGTATCGGTCTGGATCACGTTCGCGATCTCGCGCCCGCTGCTGGTCGGTAGGCGCCGCTTAAGCGCGCTGATAATGCCGCTGGACATCGACTGCTCGAGCCCGAAGGGGTTGCCTATCGCGAACGCAAACTGGCCGACCTTGAGATCAGCGGAGCTGTCGATCGCGACTGCTGGCGGCAAAATGCGCGCGCTTCTGATGCGCAGTACGGCGAGGTCGTAATTCGGCGCGCCGTGCCGAAAATCTCGACACGCGTCGTTTAACCCTAGGAAAACCGGATCGCGACCTCGCTCGCGTTCTGCACCACTTCAAGCACCGCGAGGCTTCGTTCCCGACGACGCTCGGTCCATTGAATTGACTGCCCAGGTCCAAGTCCAATGAGGGCGGTGCCGATCGGACTTAGAACCGAGATGCAGTGAGGGTTCTGGTTTCGTCCGGAAGAACGAGACGGCGGCGACGAAGATGTGAGGTTCCAAACTCGCGAACTTCACCTGGCATCCGAGCCTAACGGCCGAATTCCATGCGGCGGTGTCTGAAACTATATCGGCGCGATCACTCTCCTCTCGAGGAGGTCCGTATCGACGCTCCTCGTAGGCAAGTCTTGAAGCAGCCTGAGCAGCTTTTGTCGGTCCATTCTCGTTAGAACTATGGACGGTCGCTCAGGACCCCTCTGTCCAGAGTTGGTCATGGTGCTCTTCCCCCGGAAAGCTGGGCCGCCCTCGACGACAAACGATCTTATTTGACCATTCGATGCAATGAAAACGCTGGGTTGGGCGACTCAGATCCAATGCGGCAGCGGGGCAGAAGTCGCATGCGTGCCTAAGATTGAGTTCGGCCAAAGCAAGTGAAGCTGTTTGTCGCAAGTTCGCATGATATCGACCGGCCCTTTTTCTGTCTGGATGTCAGACAGGAGCAGTCTCGTTGGTTGTTGATACAGCCCGTAAGCGGGCAGAAAGAGATGATCCGCGATGGGAATTCAAGCCCGTATCTCATCGCGGCTCATTTCGCTGAGGTTGAGCTGTCTAGGTACGACTGCACGAAGCAGTTCGCGACAAAACGGCGCGCAGCAGCGCAGTATCTTGATTTCGCGGAGCGTCGCGCCAAGTATGTTGGCATGATTATCATTGCGCTAGATCAACGGTATTGCGTCGAGGACCACTTGCAAATTGGCAAGTGACCCGGGCGGCCTTAATGGCTGCCCGGGCATAACTATTTTCATAACAATCCATCCTGCGTAGCACGCGCCGCGCTCGTTTACATGAGCCTGTGGCGAAGGTGTGCCTCGATACGAAGCTTGCTCAGTTGGCGACCAGAAGCTGGTCGTACGATCGAGCTAACAAGGAGTCAGGCGATGATAGAGGCGAGAGAGATCGGGCGATTGTACATGACCACCGCGAACGACGCAGTTGCGACCATTGCGGACCATAGTCGCAAAACGGTGCAACTGGCCGGCAACAACATGCTGCAGTCATTTGCATATCTTGTCCGACTTGCAGGCGCCAAAACCGGAATGGAGGCGATCGAGGTTTCAGACGCGTACTATCGAAATCAGCTCGGCGCGCTGGGGCAGCACGCGAATAATCTGATCGATCTCACCCGTAGGATGCGAACCATCTGTCTGGCCTCTTCTGAGCGCCAAGACGTGGACCAAGGCGTCTCACCCACTCATGAAAACTGAGGAATTTGTGCGATGTCAAACATCGGAGTCGATACCACCGAGCACTTGCCTTCGATCGTAATACCGCGACGAGACCATGCGCGCCTTGAACGCTTGGCCGGTGATGCGGTGAAAGAACGTCACCCGGTCGGAAGCTTCTTGATGTCGGAGATTCGTCGGGCCGTCGTGTTCGAAATCAACCAGGTACCGGACGGTGCCGTGTGTCTCAACGAGTGGGTAACCTACAGAGTCGATGGTAGTCGGCAGTCTGAAAGCAAAATCTTGGTGTGCCCGCGCGACCTTAGGAACGGGCTGATAGAACTATCGGTCCTCTCGCCGCTTGGTGCGGCGCTTCTCGGAATGAGCGTTGGACAGCGTATGAAGTTCTTCAGTATCGAGGGCGGGCTTCATTCCGTCATTGTCGAGGGCGTCCTGGCACCGGCCGGCGCACCCTTGTTGTTTCCGCTGCGCCCCCGCCGCATCGTCGGTCGGGCTTCCACTGGCTCTCGGGAGCCCGATGACGGCGGCCCTCACGCGGCTTAGGAGCGATGTGCTGGCAGAGCTGGATCGTTCGATCAAGGAGTGGGAATGCAGCGCGACAGAACAGCTGAGATGAGACCGCCGATTGCCATCGATGCCGATCATTTCGCCAGACTATCGGCGCTCTCGTCAATGGCAAGCGGGCCGATGGCCAAGGTATGCGAATATCTTCGCGAGGAACTCGACCGAGCGCATGTCCTTCCGGCAGATAAATTGCGTCCCGATATCGTCAGTTTCGGCAGTAAGCTGAAATTTCGGGATGAACAGACCGGAAAGATTCGAGAAATAGTTCTCGTTTACCCGCTTGATGCCGATATTGCACGCCGACGTGTGTCCGTGCTGACGCCCGTCGGGGCCGCACTTCTGGGACTTTCGGTCAATCAGACGATTTCGTTCCGTACCAGAGCGGGCGAAAGGCGCGAGCTCACCGTGCTCAAGGTCGGGCGCGAAGACTAGTCGGGCACCGAAGAGAGAGCGCGGGTGCGACGGGGTGCCATCGCTCCCCCATGTATCCAATCAGCTCGTTGCCGGGTTGCGATTGGCTGTAGCCTAATCCGACCGATGTCTATTGTGTCGCGGAGTCGCACCGTGCTCGATCTCCCAAAGGATCCACACGAGGGCAATGCCTAGGCAGACAATGACTGCCAAAAGGAGGAATGTCAGTTGGGGCGCGGTGAGTGTGGGGGCACCCATCGCATGCTTGGTGAAATCTTCGAGCGGCAGAGGCATTGCGTTCTTTGCGATTGTCCGCGTTCGGGGTCTCTATGGAGCCTCCTGAGTTGTCGTCCATTGTGCGAGTGTTGCAAACGAAAAATGTTATCAGTTCTCATCGATAATAGTGGTAGGTGGAACGCTGACAAATGTGCACTCGAGGGCGGTTCGCTTTGAAACTGTCGGCCTCGGAATAGTCAAATTTTCTAAGACGCGCATCAGCGAAGTCCCACGTCTGTCCGTCTGGGCACTGAATTGACGTGGATGTGAGACGAATTTCGGCAGGGATTAGTTATATTCGATCCCTTTCAGCCACGTTGGAACCACGAAGGGCCGCCTTACGTGCCCCCCTGCTCCGAGTTCAACCAAGCCCAGGAGACTCAGGCCGTCGGGATAAATGCCTTGCGGATAATTGCCCTCTGCGGCTTCTACGCTTTGCTTGGTGCTCTCGCGGCCGCAGTTGCCGCCTTGGTCGGCACTTTCCCACATTGGATCTGAGCCGCCAGATACAGAGCGAACGCCGGGCAGTCGTCAGGCAGCTTCCACGTCAGATCCGCATGAACGCCACATGACAGTAGAGATATTCATCCGCCTCGGCTAAGCAACGAGTGTAAACCCTTCACCTCGCGCTGGGGGCAACGAACGCAAATGTTCCTCCTTGCCGTTCTCGTCCTTCCGTTCGCCGGAAGTTTCATTGCGGCATTCCTGCGGGTCAATGCGCGCACCGCCGAGGCATGGCTCGCCGGCGGCGTCGCACTCACCGTTTTTTGCCTCATGGCTGCGGCTTATCCGAGCGTGACGAATGGAGGCATCGTCGATTGGCGCACGGAGTGGATTGCCGAACTTGGGCTTGCATTCGCACTAAGACTTGATGGCTTCGCCTGGGCTTTCGCGATGCTGGTCACGGGGATCGGCTTTCTGGTGGTGCTGTATGCCCGCTATTACATGTCGCCTAGCGATCCCGTTCCGCGGTTCTATTCCCTTCTGCTCGCCTTCATGGGGGCGATGTTGGGCATCGTGCTCTCCGGCAATCTGCTCCAGCTCGTTTTCTTCTGGGAGCTGACCAGCTTGTTTTCGTTCTTGCTGATCAGCTACTGGCATCACAATTCGGCTGCGAGGGACGGCGCACGGATGGCGCTGGTGATCACCTCGAGTGGCGGACTCTGTCTCTTTGCCGGTGTCCTGCTGATCGGTTACATCGTCGGCAGCTACGACCTGGACAAGGTGTTGGCGTCAGGAGAGGCGATTCGTTCGCATCCGCTCTATGTTCCCGCGCTCGTGCTGGTTCTGCTCGGCGCCCTCACCAAGAGCGCACAATTTCCCTTCCATTTTTGGCTGCCGCACGCGATGGCGGCCCCGACTCCGGTATCCGCTTATCTGCACTCGGCAACGATGGTGAAGGCGGGCGTCTTTCTTCTGGTCCGTCTCTGGCCCGCCTTGGGCGGAACGAACGAGTGGTTATGGCTGGTGGGATCGGCCGGTTTGATCACGTTTCTCCTTGGCGCATTCCTCGCAGTGTTCCAGCAGGATCTGAAGGGGCTCCTGGCCTACTCGACCATCAGCCATCTCGGCTTGATCACGCTCTTGACGGGACTGGACACGCCGTTCGGGCAAATAGCAGCGATCTTTCACATCATGAACCATGCCACCTTCAAGGCGTCGCTGTTCATGGCTGCCGGCATCATCGACCACGAAACCGGCACGCGCGACATTCGGCGCTTGAGCGGTCTCTACGCATTCATGCCGATCACGGCGACGCTGGCCATGGTCGCGGCCGGGTCGATGGCCGGCGTGCCGCTGCTGAATGGCTTTCTCTCGAAAGAGATGTTCTTCGCCGAAACAATCGAAGTCCATGACAATTCACTGGTCGATCAAGCGCTTCCCTACATCGTCACCGCGGCGAGCACCTTCACCGTTGCCTATTCTCTCCGGTTCATTCGTGACGTATTCTTCGGACCCCCTCCCGTCGGTCTTCCGCGCACCCCCCACGAGCCGCCCCTCCTGATGCGGCTCCCGGCCGAGCTTCTCGTGCTGGTATGTGTCGTGGTTGGCATCGTTCCTGCGCTGACCGTGGCACCGGTCCTCGACACCGCTGCTGGCGCGGTGCTCGGTTCCAACATGCCGGAGTACAGTCTCAGGATCTGGCACGGCTTCACGCCCGAATTGCTGATGAGCATCCTGGCAATGGTCGGCGGAGTCGTCGTCTATGTGATGCTGCGCTCCTACCTTCTCGCCAACGAGGGGCCGCCCCTGCTCGGCCGGTTCAGCGGTAAGCAGATCTTCGACTGGATGATGGTGACGTTATCCTGGCGTCTTGCACGCTGGCTCGAGAGCAAGCTCGGGACGCGACGTCTCCAGCCACAATTGAGAGTCCTGGCCGGTACGGCGTTCTTCGCCGCCTTGCTGCCGCTCTATTCGCGCGGCGTCCCGCTGGCGGATCCCATGCGGGCTACATTTGACCTTGCGTTCGCTTTGCTTTGGACGGTCGGCGCCGCCTGCGCGGTCGGCGCCGCGATCGAGGCCAAATTCCATCGCGTCGTCGCGCTGATCCTGCTCGGGTCTGCCGGTCTCGTGACCTGCGTCACCTTCGTATGGCTGTCGGCTCCCGACGTCGCGCTGACGCAGATCGTCGTCGAGACGGTCACGACAGTGCTCCTGCTACTCGGCTTGCGATGGTTGCCAAAACGTATCGCGCCGGCCGGGCCGCAAGCGCCAGCCGGCAGGATTCGATGGCACCGCGTGCGCGACTTCGCGACCGCGCTCTCCGTCGGCGTCGGGCTGGCGACGCTCGCGTTTGCAGCCATGCAGCATCACGATACGAACAGCATATCGCGATACTTCGTCGAGAACGCCTATACCAAAGGTGGCGGAACCAACGTGGTCAATGTCATCTTGGTGGACTTCCGCGGATTCGACACAATGGGTGAGATCACAGTCCTCGCCGTCGTTGCGCTCACCGTCTACGCGCTGTTGCGCCGCTTCCGTCCGGCGCCGGAGAGCATCCCCGTTCCCGAACAGCAGCACGCCCAGGACAGCCACGACGAGGCGCGTCCCGACCGACAGAAGGGTGACACCGCCAAGGACACCACGGAGACCGCGTCGCTGATGATGAGGCTGATGTTTCCCGTGATCGGTGTCGTGGCGGTCTTCCTGCTGTTGCGCGGACACGATCTTCCGGGCGGAGGCTTCGTGGCCGGCGTCGCCATGGCGACTGCGTTTATCCTGCAGTACGTGGCTCGCGGCACGACATGGGTGGAAACTCGTCTGCACGTCATACCGGTACGCTGGATGGGGATCGGGCTTCTGCTCGCTGGGTGCACGGGGGCAGCCGCCTGCGTTTTCGGATATCCGTTTCTGACCTCGTACTTTGCGTATGCCGAGCTGCCGCTGGTTGGCCGCGTCCCCACGGCGAGCGCATTCCTTTTCGACGTCGGCGTGTTCTCACTCGTGATCGGCGCCACGGTGCTGATGCTCATCGCGATCGCGCATCAATCCCTGCGTCGCTACGCAGTTCCGCCTCAGAGCGGCCGAGGCTTGGCCAGTGAGCCATCGAAGGAGGAACTGGTCTGATGGAGTTCGTGCTCGCAATCGGTATCGGTACGCTTGCCGCGTCCGGCGTTTGGCTGATCCTCAGGCCGCGCACCTTTCAGGTTATCATCGGGCTGTCGTTGCTTTCCTACTCGGTTAATCTTTTCATCGTGGCCATGGGGCGAGTGCGGACGGGGGCTCCGGTGCTCATCGCAAAGGAGGCCGGAGATCCTGCGCGGTATGCCGATCCGCTCCCGCAGGCGCTTGTACTGACTGCAATCGTCATCAGTTTCGCGACCACCGCGCTCTTCCTGGTCGTGCTGCTGGCATCCCGCGGCCTGGCCCGGACCGATCATGTCGACGGCCAGGAGCCGGAAGCGTGAGCGGCGTCTCGGGTCTCGTCATCGCGCCGATCATCCTGCCCCTGCTGGCAGGTGCCGGCATGCTGCTGCTCAATGGAGAGAAGCACCGCTCGATCGTCGCTGGTCTCAACGTCGGCGCAACCGTTGCCCTCGTTTGCATTGCCACCATCCTGCTCGGAATCTCCGATGCCGGCACAAGGGACGTCTATCGTCTGGGAAATTGGCCTGCGCCGTTCGGAATTGTTCTCGTGCTCGATCGGCTGTCGGCTTTAATGCTGCTGCTGACCAATGTCCTCGCGCTGGCCTCAGTTGTGTACTCCCTCGCACGCTGGCACCGCGCAGGCGCGCATTTCCATCCGCTGTTTCAGTTCCTGCTGATGGGCCTCAACGGCGCCTTCCTCACGGGCGATCTCTTCAACCTGTTCGTGTTCTTCGAGTTGTTGCTGGCGGCGTCATACGGGCTTCTGCTGCACGGATCCGGCCTTGCACGGGTAAAGGCAGGGCTGCACTACATTGTCGTCAACCTCGCCGCCTCGCTGCTGTTTCTGATCGGGGTCAGCCTGATCTACGGCGTGACCGGAACGCTCAACATGGCCGATCTCGCGGCACGCGTGCCGGCGGTCGCAGCGGAGAGCCGCGGCTTGCTCGAAGCAGGTGCGGGCGTGTTGGCGGTCGCCTTCCTGCTCAAGGCCGGAATGTGGCCCCTGAACTTCTGGCTGCCGACCGCCTATGCAGCCGCAAGTCCGCCGGTGGCGTCGATCTTTGCGATCATGACGAAGGTTGGCGTCTACGTCGTGCTGCGCCTGTCGCTCTTGCTTTTCGGCGAGGACGCCGGCGCATCGGCCGGCTTCGGCAGGGAGTTCTTGTTGTTGGCCGGCTTGGCGACGATCCTGTTCGGAGCCATCGGCACACTGGCCTCGCAAGACACCGGCCGACTCGGAGGCTTCTCAGTGCTGATATCCTCTGGAACGGTGCTCGCCGCCACGGGGATGGGACAGGTCGGCGTCACCAGTGGAGCGCTCTTCTACCTGGTCAGCTCGACGGTCGGCATCAGCGCATTCTTCCTCCTCGTCGAGCTCGTCGAGCGCGGCCGTGAAGCTGGAGCGGACATGATCGCTGTCACGCGGGAAGCTTATGGAGAGGAGGACGAGACAGACGAAGCCGAAGGGGACGTCGGCATCGCGATCGTGGCCACCATGGGATTGCTCGGCCTCGCTTTCATCGGCTGTGCGCTGGTGATCGCCGGCCTGCCGCCGCTGTCCGGATTCATCGCCAAGTTTGCGCTGCTCGCGGCGGCGCTGCATCCGCCCGGTCAGCCGGGGGGCGCCATTCCCGGCAGCGGATGGGCTCTGCTCGCGGTGCTGATCCTCTCGGGTTTCGCGACCTTGGTCGCGATGGCACGCGCGGGACTCCGCATCTTCTGGGCCTCGCCCGATCGCACTGTGCCGCGCGTGCGCGTGATCGAGATGGCGCCGATCATGTTCCTGCTGTTCATCTGTGCTGCGCAAACCGTCTGGGCCGGCCCCGTGATCCGCTTCATGCAGGCCGCGGCGCATTCCCTCCACTCGCCGGCCGACTACATCAGCGACGTCCTGCACACCGGCTCTAGCAGCCGACAAGCGGAGGGCAAATGACACGCTTGCTGCCCTTTCCCATTGTCAGCTTCTGCCTGCTCGCGCTGTGGCTGCTGCTCAATCAAGCGGTCACCTTCGGGCACATCCTGCTTGGCTGCGTGTTCGCGCTCGTCGGCGGACGGATTCTGACCATCTTGGAATTGCCGACTGTGCGGGTCAGGCGACCCGGCGTCATTCTGCGGCTGCTGCAACTGGTTGCGATGGACATCGTCCGCTCGAACCTGGCGGTGGGACGGATCGTTCTCGGTTTCGGACGGCCACAGCGCAGATCGGGTTTTGTCGAGATTCCGCTCGACATGCGCGACCCCTACGGGCTGGCCTCGCTCGCCTGCATCATTACGTCGACCCCGGGGACGTTGTGGGTGCATTTCGACGCCCAAAGAGGGGCGCTGACCATCCACGTTCTGGACCTCGTCGATGAAGAGGAGTGGATCCGCACCATAAAGGACCGTTACGAACGTCATCTGCTGGAGATACTCGAATGAGCCAGCTCATGCTAACCTACTCGCTCCTGGGCGCACAGGTGTTGCTGGGATTGGCGATCGGTTGCGGCGCTTTGCGCATCTTCCTTGGACCGCGCGCGCAGGATCGCGTTCTCGGGTTCGACACGTTGTCCGTCAACGCGATGTTGTTGCTTCTGACGGTCGGGATTCGAACCGGCGAGGCGCTCTATTTCGAGGCTGCCCTGGCCATGGCCCTGTTCGGGTTCGTTGGGACGGTGGCGCTCGCCAAGTTCCTCCTTCGCGGCGAGGTGATAGAATGAACGGCATCGAGCACTTGCCGCCTTGGGCTGCCGTCCTCACAGCGGTCTTCCTTTTGACCGGCGCTGCCTTCACGCTCATCGGCTCGCTGGGCCTTTTGCGGCTCGGCACGTTCTACGAGCGGGTCCATGCGCCGACGCTCGGAACAACGCTCGGCACCGTCTTCATCGCGGCCGCTTCGATGGTGTACTTTTCGGTCCTGGAGAGCAGGCCGGTGCTGCACGAGATCCTGATCGTTGTGCTCGGCGCCGTCACTACTCCGATGGCGCTGACCATTCTGGTCGGCGCAGCCCGCTTTCGCGACACCGCGGAAGGGGCACAGCTGGGCGAACCCGCAGGCCGGGTGCAGCCCCACGCGAGGGTTCCGGGCGACGCTCCCACCGGCAAGGCCGGCTAAATGTCGCAATTGATCTGCCGCGGGGCATGCTTAGGTCCATTGTAGGCATGATGCTGGACCGCGTGCACATCGCCGCGACTTCAGCAGGCCGGTCGTCGGCATGCGCCGGCGAACTGATCTTGCGGTGCCGCTCGAAGATCTGCGGTATTCCCAATAGAGGACATGATGACCAAAGTGCGACCAGACATTCAGGAGAACCGGCTGCAAATCGGCATGTGACCCGGGCGATGTGTATCGCCCGGGCGCGGCAACTCAGCGATTCCAAGCAAGCCGGGAGTTCTTCATGTCTGTCTTTTTCGCACTGCTCGTCCTGACCTCGTGGATCCTGTTCATCTGGATCTGTGATCCGGACGGATTCCGCACAGCCTTTGCGCGCCGTCCGCCCCCGATACCGCATCATCCGGAAGGGTGATGCTGAAAGGTGCTTCGTCACCTCGCGCTCCCGCTCCTACGGTTTTCGACCGCGACACGCTGCTGCACTCCGGATCTCGGGGCCGCCTGTGCGTGGCCGCGTCATGAGCGGGCCTAAGCAATCAAATCGCCGCCTCGTCGAGACCGCCTCGGCTAGGTGGGCCAATACAAGGGTTCTGACATGATCATCGTCGCTGCGACGGATTTTTCCACGCGTTCTCATCGCGCTCTGCGCCAGGCCGGGCTTATCGCTCGCGCCCGCCGTGCCGAGCTGCACCTCGTTCACGTCGTCGATGAAGACCTGCCCGCCGAGCTGGCCCGCATGGAAGAGCGCGAGGCTCAGCGCGTCCTGACAGAGCAGATCGGGTCGATGCCCGAGCTGCCCGACACGCGTTGCCATGCGACTGTGATCAGGGGGCACCCTTTCGATGGGATCTTGCGCGCGAGCGCCTCAGTCGGCGCCGATCTCATCGTCATGGGCGCCCATCGCAAGCAGTTTCTGCGCGACATCTTTACGGGCACCACCATCGAGCGCGTCATCCGCGGAGGAAAGTATCCCGTGCTGATGGTGAACAACGAAGCCCAGCGGCGCTACGAACGGGTTCTGGTGCCGGTCGACATGTCGGAGACATCGGCCGATGCGATCCGCTTCGGCCTGTCCGCCGGGCTTTTGGAAGACGGAGCGACGCTTCTTCACGCCTTCTCGCCGGTGGCGAAGAGACGATTGCTCAGCTCTGGTGCGAGCGCCGAGGTCATCAGTGGATATGTCGATAGCCAGCGTCACGGCGCGATGGAGGACATGAGCGCTTTTCTCGTGGCCAATGAGTTCGCCACCCAGCGATGGTCGCTCAGGGTCGACGAGGGCGCGCCCATGCAGGTAATCTCGCGCGCTTTAGCGGAAAAGCGGCCGGACATTCTCGTACTGGGTACTCACGGCCGATCTGGGTTGCTCCGAGCGTTGATTGGCAGCGTCACAGAAGAAGTGTTGCGGTCCGTGAACGTGGACGTTCTCGTCGTTCCTCCGACCCGCAGGCGCTCGCGCCAAGCGGTCGAAGCTGTCATCAGCCAGCAGCTTGCCGGTGGCGCTGTTGACGAAATGGACCAGGCAAGACCCGCCACACAGACGTGCGAAACTCCCCCTTGTGATCCGTCTGCCGATGCGAGGGCACCTGAATAGGAAGTTGCGGTCCATGATCTGGACCTTGCGCCTCCGCATGGATTGCGGATCAATACGTAAGGCTCGGCTCGATCACGGCTTGACAACCTCGGATATCGAAAATGCGGCCCTGCGGATTCCGTCTCACTC is a genomic window of Bradyrhizobium sp. CB1717 containing:
- a CDS encoding universal stress protein; translated protein: MIIVAATDFSTRSHRALRQAGLIARARRAELHLVHVVDEDLPAELARMEEREAQRVLTEQIGSMPELPDTRCHATVIRGHPFDGILRASASVGADLIVMGAHRKQFLRDIFTGTTIERVIRGGKYPVLMVNNEAQRRYERVLVPVDMSETSADAIRFGLSAGLLEDGATLLHAFSPVAKRRLLSSGASAEVISGYVDSQRHGAMEDMSAFLVANEFATQRWSLRVDEGAPMQVISRALAEKRPDILVLGTHGRSGLLRALIGSVTEEVLRSVNVDVLVVPPTRRRSRQAVEAVISQQLAGGAVDEMDQARPATQTCETPPCDPSADARAPE
- a CDS encoding Na+/H+ antiporter subunit C; this translates as MEFVLAIGIGTLAASGVWLILRPRTFQVIIGLSLLSYSVNLFIVAMGRVRTGAPVLIAKEAGDPARYADPLPQALVLTAIVISFATTALFLVVLLASRGLARTDHVDGQEPEA
- a CDS encoding GreA/GreB family elongation factor, which codes for MSNIGVDTTEHLPSIVIPRRDHARLERLAGDAVKERHPVGSFLMSEIRRAVVFEINQVPDGAVCLNEWVTYRVDGSRQSESKILVCPRDLRNGLIELSVLSPLGAALLGMSVGQRMKFFSIEGGLHSVIVEGVLAPAGAPLLFPLRPRRIVGRASTGSREPDDGGPHAA
- a CDS encoding monovalent cation/H+ antiporter subunit D encodes the protein MSGVSGLVIAPIILPLLAGAGMLLLNGEKHRSIVAGLNVGATVALVCIATILLGISDAGTRDVYRLGNWPAPFGIVLVLDRLSALMLLLTNVLALASVVYSLARWHRAGAHFHPLFQFLLMGLNGAFLTGDLFNLFVFFELLLAASYGLLLHGSGLARVKAGLHYIVVNLAASLLFLIGVSLIYGVTGTLNMADLAARVPAVAAESRGLLEAGAGVLAVAFLLKAGMWPLNFWLPTAYAAASPPVASIFAIMTKVGVYVVLRLSLLLFGEDAGASAGFGREFLLLAGLATILFGAIGTLASQDTGRLGGFSVLISSGTVLAATGMGQVGVTSGALFYLVSSTVGISAFFLLVELVERGREAGADMIAVTREAYGEEDETDEAEGDVGIAIVATMGLLGLAFIGCALVIAGLPPLSGFIAKFALLAAALHPPGQPGGAIPGSGWALLAVLILSGFATLVAMARAGLRIFWASPDRTVPRVRVIEMAPIMFLLFICAAQTVWAGPVIRFMQAAAHSLHSPADYISDVLHTGSSSRQAEGK
- a CDS encoding phasin family protein, with product MTTANDAVATIADHSRKTVQLAGNNMLQSFAYLVRLAGAKTGMEAIEVSDAYYRNQLGALGQHANNLIDLTRRMRTICLASSERQDVDQGVSPTHEN
- a CDS encoding monovalent cation/H+ antiporter subunit A produces the protein MFLLAVLVLPFAGSFIAAFLRVNARTAEAWLAGGVALTVFCLMAAAYPSVTNGGIVDWRTEWIAELGLAFALRLDGFAWAFAMLVTGIGFLVVLYARYYMSPSDPVPRFYSLLLAFMGAMLGIVLSGNLLQLVFFWELTSLFSFLLISYWHHNSAARDGARMALVITSSGGLCLFAGVLLIGYIVGSYDLDKVLASGEAIRSHPLYVPALVLVLLGALTKSAQFPFHFWLPHAMAAPTPVSAYLHSATMVKAGVFLLVRLWPALGGTNEWLWLVGSAGLITFLLGAFLAVFQQDLKGLLAYSTISHLGLITLLTGLDTPFGQIAAIFHIMNHATFKASLFMAAGIIDHETGTRDIRRLSGLYAFMPITATLAMVAAGSMAGVPLLNGFLSKEMFFAETIEVHDNSLVDQALPYIVTAASTFTVAYSLRFIRDVFFGPPPVGLPRTPHEPPLLMRLPAELLVLVCVVVGIVPALTVAPVLDTAAGAVLGSNMPEYSLRIWHGFTPELLMSILAMVGGVVVYVMLRSYLLANEGPPLLGRFSGKQIFDWMMVTLSWRLARWLESKLGTRRLQPQLRVLAGTAFFAALLPLYSRGVPLADPMRATFDLAFALLWTVGAACAVGAAIEAKFHRVVALILLGSAGLVTCVTFVWLSAPDVALTQIVVETVTTVLLLLGLRWLPKRIAPAGPQAPAGRIRWHRVRDFATALSVGVGLATLAFAAMQHHDTNSISRYFVENAYTKGGGTNVVNVILVDFRGFDTMGEITVLAVVALTVYALLRRFRPAPESIPVPEQQHAQDSHDEARPDRQKGDTAKDTTETASLMMRLMFPVIGVVAVFLLLRGHDLPGGGFVAGVAMATAFILQYVARGTTWVETRLHVIPVRWMGIGLLLAGCTGAAACVFGYPFLTSYFAYAELPLVGRVPTASAFLFDVGVFSLVIGATVLMLIAIAHQSLRRYAVPPQSGRGLASEPSKEELV
- a CDS encoding Na+/H+ antiporter subunit E — encoded protein: MTRLLPFPIVSFCLLALWLLLNQAVTFGHILLGCVFALVGGRILTILELPTVRVRRPGVILRLLQLVAMDIVRSNLAVGRIVLGFGRPQRRSGFVEIPLDMRDPYGLASLACIITSTPGTLWVHFDAQRGALTIHVLDLVDEEEWIRTIKDRYERHLLEILE
- a CDS encoding K+/H+ antiporter subunit F, producing the protein MSQLMLTYSLLGAQVLLGLAIGCGALRIFLGPRAQDRVLGFDTLSVNAMLLLLTVGIRTGEALYFEAALAMALFGFVGTVALAKFLLRGEVIE
- the rnk gene encoding nucleoside diphosphate kinase regulator, translating into MQRDRTAEMRPPIAIDADHFARLSALSSMASGPMAKVCEYLREELDRAHVLPADKLRPDIVSFGSKLKFRDEQTGKIREIVLVYPLDADIARRRVSVLTPVGAALLGLSVNQTISFRTRAGERRELTVLKVGRED
- the mnhG gene encoding monovalent cation/H(+) antiporter subunit G; the encoded protein is MNGIEHLPPWAAVLTAVFLLTGAAFTLIGSLGLLRLGTFYERVHAPTLGTTLGTVFIAAASMVYFSVLESRPVLHEILIVVLGAVTTPMALTILVGAARFRDTAEGAQLGEPAGRVQPHARVPGDAPTGKAG